The following coding sequences lie in one Nitrospirota bacterium genomic window:
- a CDS encoding DegQ family serine endoprotease: MKKTTLLIFVFVALIAGYFIGNRINIFPAKSTSPPYVYNFQIPKELSGESNAFSEVVKVISPVVVNISTSKIVERDAKPFSDLFDDQFPDLFEPYHKMPKKWKEQSLGSGVLVSPDGYILTNAHVVEKADEIQVTVYDQQNFKGKIIGSDPKTDIAVIKIPVEKFPAIKWGDSDKIQVGEFVLAFGNPYSLSNTVTMGIVSAIGRANVGIADYEDFIQTDAAINPGNSGGPLVNIKGELIGINTAIFSRTGGYQGIGFAVPCNMAKSVMTQLITHGRVTRGWLGITIQNFTPELAKEFGMNKSAGALITEILKGSPAEKAGLRRGDIIIEVDDKEVKNVESLRNIIAQSNVGSRIKLKVMRDGKTLTLIANVTEFPQEMAQAAPQEQEERKSPEEHTLAGFSVMNMTQEIAKQLDLPKDEKGVVIVKVEPYSAAEDAGLKKGDVIQEINKRSIKNIRDFNSTVANVRKGDTLLLFINRGSNKFYITLKIYS, encoded by the coding sequence ATGAAAAAGACGACATTACTGATTTTTGTGTTCGTTGCTTTGATCGCCGGTTATTTTATTGGAAATCGCATAAATATATTCCCCGCTAAGTCTACCAGCCCGCCATATGTTTACAACTTCCAGATACCGAAAGAGCTCTCCGGGGAAAGCAACGCCTTTTCAGAGGTCGTAAAAGTCATAAGTCCGGTTGTAGTAAATATCTCCACTTCAAAGATCGTGGAAAGAGACGCCAAACCTTTCTCGGACCTCTTCGACGATCAGTTTCCCGATTTATTCGAACCCTATCATAAGATGCCGAAGAAATGGAAAGAACAGAGTTTAGGGTCAGGGGTGCTGGTATCTCCCGACGGATACATTCTCACAAATGCTCATGTAGTTGAAAAGGCCGATGAGATACAAGTTACCGTATATGACCAGCAAAATTTTAAAGGCAAGATCATCGGGTCTGATCCGAAGACGGACATCGCGGTCATAAAAATCCCGGTTGAGAAATTCCCCGCAATTAAATGGGGGGATTCGGACAAAATCCAGGTCGGCGAATTTGTGCTTGCCTTCGGCAATCCTTACAGCCTGAGCAATACCGTTACAATGGGGATTGTCAGCGCGATCGGCAGGGCAAATGTAGGCATAGCGGATTATGAAGATTTTATCCAGACCGACGCGGCCATAAACCCCGGCAATTCAGGCGGCCCCCTCGTAAACATAAAGGGAGAGCTGATCGGCATCAACACCGCCATCTTCTCAAGAACGGGCGGATATCAGGGGATAGGTTTTGCAGTTCCGTGCAACATGGCCAAGTCGGTAATGACCCAGCTCATAACGCATGGCAGGGTCACACGAGGATGGCTGGGGATAACGATACAGAACTTCACCCCTGAACTTGCGAAAGAGTTCGGAATGAACAAATCCGCTGGCGCTCTTATCACGGAGATACTTAAAGGAAGCCCTGCTGAAAAGGCGGGGTTAAGAAGAGGTGATATAATTATTGAAGTAGACGATAAGGAAGTTAAAAATGTGGAGTCTCTCCGCAACATAATCGCTCAAAGTAATGTGGGGAGCAGGATAAAATTGAAAGTAATGAGGGACGGCAAGACGCTGACCCTTATTGCAAACGTAACGGAATTCCCGCAGGAAATGGCGCAGGCGGCCCCGCAGGAGCAGGAAGAAAGAAAATCTCCTGAGGAGCATACCCTCGCAGGCTTCAGCGTGATGAACATGACACAGGAGATAGCAAAACAACTGGACCTGCCGAAGGACGAGAAGGGCGTTGTAATCGTCAAGGTGGAACCGTACAGCGCCGCTGAAGACGCAGGCCTGAAAAAAGGAGACGTCATTCAGGAGATCAATAAAAGGAGCATTAAAAACATACGTGATTTTAACAGCACGGTCGCTAACGTCAGGAAGGGAGATACCCTGCTCCTTTTTATTAACAGGGGCAGCAATAAATTTTATATCACCTTAAAAATTTATTCTTAA